AATTTTGGTACCGTCGAATGTCGataagacatattattaataactaataagtaggtaccaaaatattatatcatacgtccagttaaaatcagttaaccgagttaaataatataatattattttattaaagttgcCCAAAATAGTTAACTTGATAGTTTACTTTCCAcagaatgataaaatattaacaacatttaataagtgttttatttaCTACTAGACAAAACTTCGATGATGGCATTTTagttaattcttttaaaaaaaacttaattaatgtCATACATcctaattttctttaatttttttcatagttgCTTTGAAAAGTACTAAGCATTTTGACCTCCCAAAAGTActaactagatccaatttgcaaaacaatttcaaatatctttgtataataaatagcacaaaaaactaaaatattttgaaaataataatcatttttagatatcatatatatagtctcaaataaatatttcgctAAAAACTCAAGTCACCACTCactacagttatttatttttgaatcaaaacaaataaataaaattagaaaacggttttccataaaatttttcatttatttgttttttattttattttttgtttgtttaacttaatatttaaaaaacaataggtACTGTGAGTtctatgttttatttgaaaaataaaaatcttgatTACTGATAAATGGAAATGCAATGACAAAAGTGTGTATGAATTAAGTAGGTACAGCTTACGTTAATATtaccttttaattattatttaacctttcattgaatataattataatatatagtcatatatatatatatgtacctacttgctgtataaaaatcattttcgatcctttttcagtattttttaaaattcgaaattCGTAACTTCTCATCAAAGGGTGGCGTGCACCGCGaaacttcaaaatataacCCTATACTATTTAACCACCGAAATCggcaatatattacatagcaTAATCCACAcacgaaattatatataataattattaataataaatataatactcccATTGGTAGCAACCTCGCCCCCTCTCTCAGCCAGCAAAATCGTATCAGCCTTTGAACagtggtaatattatatgcagcgTGTACAGCGCTTGCGTACAAAATTTTACAGGGATACCgtgttctaataataataaatatatatatatatatatgtaagtcGCACATGTAATGTTGCAGTCGTTCTGTGCATTTCCTCCGCGAGGACTGTCGATCACCGTGAATGTCCGTTAGCTGTGGTGATgagctatttttttaaattcttatatcttagtaggtatatatttataaaagtaggCAGGTATAACTGCGGTCAACCATTGCCATCAAATCGAACATCCGGACGGATTATGTGGCACAAAGACGATGAACTCCATCGGCCGCAGCAACGTTGGTCGAGCCATCACTGTACACGAATCCAGCACCACCTACACCACTACGAAAATAATGGtaagcaatattatatataattcagggctgtgaatataatatgacactaaaaataaatgtaacataCGTACATGCATTATGCAAAATCTTCAATAATTGACGtgataaatcttttatttattaaataagtccATGTGTATATACCCAGTGTTACGCAGTTATGACCAGACGTACTATTTTTCGTAGGacagtactttttttttgcatttccTAGTGTTCTTAACAATCGCGTTAGGTCAAAAAATCGTActctttttttgaaaacattatgggttaatacatgtttatgatttttataatttaattaaaatgaaatctaATATGTTTGGTagcatagttaatttaatttgttatttgttaatatgttTCCAACATATTAACAaagtttgtttttcaaattttacagatggtatttttaccaaaaaaaaatttactgtttttaaatttttatatctggTCATTTTTTGACTAACTGCAGTAAGCCCTaaagtattattgttaaacaatatttgcataatttgcgttaaattgttatatacgagtacatagttgagaatttattaagtagaaaccattttgactttttttgagttatttaaatacatttgaaatttctatttattttagttatttttttttataaatgtcgataaaaaataaatcgctgagtaaaaatataattaatacaaggttCTTCATAAGTTTTTcaacctatttaaaaaaaattctaccgaaaattcaaataattttttagttgaatttgaagttaaaattttacgaCATTCGATATTCAcccgtaaaataattatttctccttaaacattttttgatgttttatagtatatcaaaaaataaataagtaaataacaatagatttttgaaatttttaccaaatgtttatattactattttcacTATACGATaaacttttcaataatttttaactttttttgacTCATTTATGTgcatgaaaaattttaaattttttaaattttttttctataaaatttaataaaaattattcaccgggttaaaatttatgaaaatttccctcatttattcttatatctgaacaaaaatattaaaaatacatagacataattttttttttatatacttttgaagttaaaatgttgtatctacgtttttaaaaattgcatacaaatctcatataaatttttcttacagaatatatataagtagaatttatttgtataagtttttagagttgaaattaagaaatatttagtatttacatatataatctACATCTATGCAAAACTATATatcgtttaatatattcaatattcatgcagtaatatattcatgattttgttataattcaaaatgttattctTGAGGAAATAAAACttgaacgtatattattatattttatacgcataatgatattttcaaatgcatTATCTTCggcaaaagttattttaacctactgtattattaattgcaaAATGAATTACTCTAGATACCTAGTAGTAAtgttcaaaaacataaaacgaaATATACTAGGTAGAATAATAGATCTTCTTCACCCACTACTCggaatcatttttcgtataaCGATAAacgtatcattgaattcaaatttaacacttcCATTACAGTGACCCACTAGACATCTACTGTACCTATACAGCAGAACCAAGGCCGCCACACACAATATCGGGCCCCTGTACTAAATGTTTGTCCGGGcccttaaaaattacaaataaatttcaacGGGCCATTGTACTCAAGGTCCATCATACCCCCCCTCCTTGCGGGGGCCCTGGGCAGAGCAGTACCCACTTACCcaccttttttaaattaaaccattttatgctatctataattattattgagtatttaaGTAGTACTTTAgttctttatttaattgactaaaatattttggatattttattaattattttttagatttaatgcAATCATGcaggtaacataatatattttaccaaattacatacccaaaatgtattaatatttatataagaaatgtaattattacattttatttctaaatgtcctaaatagtatatattattatatattcgtcatgaaattaaaattaaaacaataaataaatttgggttattttaaaattaatacagccactgaaaattaataatatttctaatttaatagtaaaatactgcttgttttaaatgtaactatgtcagtgatattaaaaatactttatataatataatttgtactattagtgctttattaattgtttactttttaaaccatatatttttcataataaaattataacaatttattactttgGCACAATTAAAGGAATCGAAACGCACACGTCGGGAAATGGTTTTATCGATGTTGGCAATCATCAAGATCACATATACTAtccattttcttattttatggtCAACGATGACGTTCAAGAACAAGAACAtcatcattatacatttccTCAAATTCTGATGAGTCgtccaccaccaccaccaacaCCAGAACCATCATCTCTGCCATCGTTGATGTTATCTTCGCCACCTCTACCAGACTCTTATTATGTTCGCCAGCCATTTACACCCATGATGCAGCAACCCCAACAGCCATCACTTCTACCACCAGCACCAGAATCATCACTTACAGTTGGCTGCAATACCATTCAGCAACAATTCCAGcaacgtataaattattacgacTACAATGGTAGGTGTGATCATGTTTCATACACCACGAGtctatacgtttatataaacAGTGTACCTACCTTTGTTTTAGATTCGTCAAAAatagatattgttttataatcaggtaggtataaataaaatatgtttctgtTTAGAAAGAAACTCCGAGGAAGCTGCcactaaaatgttaaaaaatgattcGCCTTCGTCGTGTTTAAGTCGACTACATCTAGGAGAAAGGACTATTGACAACAGTATGAAGTCAACCgtcatatttgataataaaaacacgCATCAACAACAAacatcaaataataacaatagattGTCAGTAGTAAGTTACctgtttaatttacatatatattctaaGTATACACAAATTACAAACCTaccaaaaatactattatataaatttctttACTGATGACAATTAAGCAAgcaaacgaaataaaaacacaGTTTGAGATCACACTGGACGACGATAAAGTAGTGGACGTGTGCAAACGGACTATATTGGCTGCTTTAAATAAAGTCATAGTCGGTAAGGTTTTTCTTatgtaatcataattattaattgtatagaaaattaattggtcgtttttttttcaattcgtaGACAATTATGAATCTGCTTTGTACAAATTACGTAAGACTATTAGAATATTGGACGTATTGATGTTTAACGAAGGGGGCAGCAGGATCGGGATTGCCAAAATCGATACTGTCGGGCCATGGTTGGAAACATTGAAAGATATGGAACGAAGAATAACACAAAATCAACAGGACTTACACAATAATGGCAATCACGATATCGGTCAGTACTTTAACTGATTAACCtagtatttattgataatgcagatttaaaagtttattgatataattgtgTCAGATTGTTAGAAGGttattacaaatatgaaatacaaaaaactgtataatattaaaaagaaaattgtttaacaatatgat
This genomic stretch from Rhopalosiphum maidis isolate BTI-1 chromosome 3, ASM367621v3, whole genome shotgun sequence harbors:
- the LOC113560198 gene encoding uncharacterized protein LOC113560198; protein product: MWHKDDELHRPQQRWSSHHCTRIQHHLHHYENNGIETHTSGNGFIDVGNHQDHIYYPFSYFMVNDDVQEQEHHHYTFPQILMSRPPPPPTPEPSSLPSLMLSSPPLPDSYYVRQPFTPMMQQPQQPSLLPPAPESSLTVGCNTIQQQFQQRINYYDYNERNSEEAATKMLKNDSPSSCLSRLHLGERTIDNSMKSTVIFDNKNTHQQQTSNNNNRLSVQANEIKTQFEITLDDDKVVDVCKRTILAALNKVIVDNYESALYKLRKTIRILDVLMFNEGGSRIGIAKIDTVGPWLETLKDMERRITQNQQDLHNNGNHDIDNNAITRTEDGYPKQLRQLSNNRSSKNKNSNNENSGHLYHFWWKSNLRRYRTTGKIVVEQHGFNTNLRRYRRNN